gttctaaggttcatcatcatcaacaaaacACCATTCTTTATACAATTAAGCTCAAATTcaccataatttcttcgtttcttacCGAATTTAccgaaattttgtcttaaaacaacttaatgaaaactgaaattagaacatactaagttgtagatctcggcgaggggattccggaaaggtaaatttcgatTTTCAATgattttaacattagtgaatgttaaatctcgttgttggagacgtcccaataatgggttttctcatttattggtatagaaatatttttatatcttgatatgaatgtggatgttcttgtctgatcaacaagagtatcaccgtttcattgaaaagatacctatattttctaataactataatttctccttctaagtttcgagggcgaaactttttaaaaggagggtgaTTTACGCCCGTAAATTTCGGATCGTTAATATAtttgaaaataattaattaatcaagtaaaatttgacattaatgtatttaaagtaaaaataattcaaagaaatataattttattatattttgaagaaaattatttattttgatagttttgaaatgtttaaaaatagtttaaaccgtgtaaaatcttttatttcgaattaagggcgtatcggggggacaataacaattcttttgaacgttgggtaaacgaaattggaaatgagtcgtatgaatactcaattttattgtaatctcgtgtttaagaactttggtcttgacggaatttgcgtttgacttacggatttaattattattgaaacaagtcaaacccgactcgtaaaaatcccgactaaaaatcccgcacttccttttcctcctttccttcctCCCTCACGCGGCATCCCTTCCCCATTACCTTtcattttctgattttttttgttctaaggttcatcatcatcaacaaaacACCATTCTTTATACAATTAAGCTCAAATTcaccataatttcttcgtttcttacCGAATTTAccgaaattttgtcttaaaacaacttaatgaaaactgaaattagaacatactaagttgtagatctcggcgaggggattccggaaaggtaaatttcgatTTTCAATgattttaacattagtgaatgttaaatctcgttgttggagacgtcccaataatgggttttctcatttattggtatagaaatatttttatatcttgatatgaatgtggatgttcttgtctgatcaacaagagtatcaccgtttcattgaaaagatacctatattttctaataactataatttctccttctaagtttcgagggcgaaactttttaaaaggaggggtgattgtaacgccccgtaaatttcggaccgttaatatatttcgaaaataattaattaatcaagtaaaatttgacattaatgtatttaaagtaaaaataattcaaagaaatataattttattatattttgaagaaaattatttattttgatagttttgaaatgtttaaaaatagtttaaaccgtgtaaaatcttttatttcgaaataagggcgtatcggggggaaaataacaattcttttgaacgttgggtaaacgaaattggaaatgagtcgtatgaatactcaattttattgtaatctcgtgtttaagaactttggtcttgacggaatttgcgtttgacttacggatttaattattattgaaacaagtcaaacccgactcgtaaaaatcccgactaaaaatcccgcacttccttttcctcctttccttcctCCCTCACGCGGCATCCCTTCCCCATTACCTTtcattttctgattttttttgttctaaggttcatcatcatcaacaaaacACCATTCTTTATACAATTAAGCTCAAATTcaccataatttcttcgtttcttacCGAATTTAccgaaattttgtcttaaaacaacttaatgaaaactgaaattagaacatactaagttgtagatctcggcgaggggattccggaaaggtaaatttcgatTTTCAATgattttaacattagtgaatgttaaatctcgttgttggagacgtcccaataatgggttttctcatttattggtatagaaatatttttatatcttgatatgaatgtggatgttcttgtctgatcaacaagagtatcaccgtttcattgaaaagatacctatattttctaataactataatttctccttctaagtttcgagggcgaaactttttaaaaggaggggtgattgtaacgccccgtaaatttcggaccgttaatatatttcgaaaataattaattaatcaagtaaaatttgacattaatgtatttaaagtaaaaataattcaaagaaatataattttattatattttgaagaaaattatttattttgatagttttgaaatgtttaaaaatagtttaaaccgtgtaaaatcttttattttgaattaagggcgtatcggggggaaaatgacaattcttttgaacgttgggtaaacgaaattggaaatgagtcgtatgaatactcaattttattgtaatctcgtgtttaagaactttggtcttgacggaatttgcgtttgacttacggatttaattattattgaaacaagtcaaacccgactcgtaaaaatcccgactaaaaatcccgcacttccttttcctcctttccttcctCCCTCACATGGCATCCCTTCCCCATTACCTTTCATTTTCTGATTTTTTTGTTCttaggttcatcatcatcaacaaaacACCATTCTTTATACAATTAAGCTCAAATTcaccataatttcttcgtttcttacCGAATTTAccgaaattttgtcttaaaacaacttaatgaaaaatcgaaattagaacatactaagttgtagatctcgtGAGGGGATTAGGAAAGGTAAATTTCGATTTTCAATgattttaacattagtgaatgttaaatctcgttgttggagacgtcccaataatgggttttctcatttattggtatagaaatatttttatatcttgatatgaatgtggatgttcttgtctgatcaacaagagtatcaccgtttcattgaaaagatacctatattttctaataactataatttctccttctaagtttcgagggcgaaactttttaaaaggaggggtgattgtaacgccccgtaaatttcggaccgttaatatatttcgaaaataattaattaatcaagtaaaatttgacattaatgtatttaaagtaaaaataattcaaagaaatataattttattatattttgaagaaaattatttattttgatagttttgaaatgtttaaaaatagtttaaaccgtgtaaaatcttttatttcgaattaagggcgtatcggggggacaataacaattcttttgaacgttgggtaaacgaaattggaaatgagtcgtatgaatactcaattttattgtaatctcgtgtttaagaactttggtcttgacggaatttgcgtttgacttacggatttaattattattgaaacaagtcaaacccgactcgtaaaaatcccgcacttccttttcctcctttccttcctCCCTCACGCGgcatttttacacggtttaaactatttttaaacatttcaaaactatcaaaataaataattttcttcaaaatataataaaattatatttctttgaattatttttactttaaatacattaatgtcaaattttacttgattaattaattattttcgaaatatattaacggtccgaaatttacggggcgttacaatcacccctccttttaaaaagtttcgccctcgaaacttagaaggagaaattatagttattagaaaatataggtatcttttcaatgaaacggtgatactcttgttgatcagacaagaacatccacattcatatcaagatataaaaatatttctacaccaataaatgagaaaacccattattgggacgtctccaacaacgagatttaacattcactaatgttaaaatcATTGAAAatcgaaatttacctttccggaatcccctcgccgagatctacaacttagtatgttctaatttcagttttcattaagttgttttaagacaaaatttcggTAAATTCGGTAATTAtacttaattattgtgtttttattgtttatttaggtgaagaattggaagacgagtttggggactcgtatattgtggaAAATAGCGGATAGTTgttagttagggtttgggttttgaggtgctatTTGCTCTTTCTctagctaaaggtaacatatttcgagttattcgacgaattatcgtcacaatctttgattttttttgtatgtttggGTGATTTTTGTTTGTGTAGTAGCTTTCACCTgttaaaatttgttgcatgcatgcttaaattatgccttttgttagtttaaattatcaaagttgaattggggacgattaattaatgtttgacggtcttttactaaaaaaaaaaaaaaaaagggattaAGGGTGGGGCAGCCGGCAGGCCGTGGCAGCCCGTGGCAGGCCCGCGGCTAGCCCATGGTTGgccgggttggtccgtgcttgtttcgcggtgtttcgtacaatattggtcacTTCGGGTTAATTAGTGCTAAAGTTATATAAGtcacatatgagtacacttttaaattaaatcatattagtagtagaaattattcttatattgataattgTCACATGATAGGATAGTTTATAagttgaaattgtaatgattaggctcaaggtaaattttatagcaataattgtaatgttttgttgattgtgcaaaatcgagccttagtccctttggtcgatgcgatgtcgattaattgagtgattggtcgccGCAATTTAACATTGCACtgtcgcaggtggggttgcgggtaaaaatcggttggatgaaattttgaatgaattagatagtcggcatttttcttgttttaggccattcattatatttttatctcacatgtgtaattagttgatttaagtagcttcttatattgtaaaaacggccctagattccccgaagcctttaatttggttaatattgttagaattggaaattggtattgaggattctgttggtttatctgctgtttagacatttatatagcctttcacatgatagaatattagattttatgttggtaagtaggacttttgccctcttaaggttaagtgggtgtcttacttgacttgtgtggtgagtcttgtgtggtgtgggttaaagtattcaagctgggactagctgggactaggtcctaggtgagtatttcggccttcatcatagataggtctttatagtctctgacgagtatatgttcactgcttgatagcctttgtgttcctgactaatggatttatatccaagttggggcatgaccttaggtacttattttgatagtatggggtcagcttaagtactagccaacccttcggtggtgtccttagggtactcacttcactttgttttaaaaaaagttgtgggtcttgggtgcggtggtgtgtatccgcatgtctaggtctctgcagattttaggctagggttgtgttgtgtcttggccatgttttcttaatagtaaccggcCGAGCCAAGAtacggttcgattaccttccctacctcgtggtatagactcgagttacaaagtgactattgacggtgctaagaacttatgcctgtctttgatatattgccctttcttgtttgatgattctatgaatcatagaaggtgagatgcaagccggctatggttgatagagtttggattacaatttgttaaatgtttcacatgttagtttagtttggtcagtttagggctcatatgttagaataattgataattgaattctttatcatcttgtttacatgttttactacatgtacattaattttgacgattcgtagGTGGGAGGACTGAAGTTACTCCcacctgaattgtggctttcgtgtttgtataaaatgcgattgacaggttgttgattctttgttggggtcacagacgagctagtgagcaaggaacttggacctagtttggctttcttttgtagaaacctactatcttttggttatgtatataaccttttaacttttggttttgtatataatttgaagggacatatgtctcccttttctattttgggttgtatcattacGTATTTTCTTACCTTTCGCGGTGTAAGTAAGTTAGATTGTTagcaattgcaggttttggcacccgtctATTGGGaacgttggaaatgttgtgattggtttaggaaaatttttgaaattacaggtttttggctagttgaaccaattacaaacatatcctaccagtttttccgtagaatttacgcgtttaattatcgggttatttaagggtgtcacacacCCCCATACtcgaagtgccttaccaggaccacctaaggcatggaagtgctatcatctcggttacccgaggcaatgataatcataagacaataacgaaacgtactttattaaataagtttaagtgattacataacaaaaccaactgtaaagtaaaattgcaactgttctcaaactataaaccaactaaataaaactgtcttaacaaacacagcggaagactaaagactctgacatgtgatgactccatccccagttagatccctcgcgtatccaagatatacctgtcaaacaatgctcaccaccccgaatggatcaaagattttaaaacatttaaagggtcagtcgtactaatcacacaatttacataatccaacaacacggctcaaacggtcacacacacaatcacacccactccaatcaatctccgtcaccgatcgtcccacCGACTacccgccggtgggggaccgcggccgtacccaccaaatccccgctcatcgcatcgagcgataaccctgtcccattaatgtgcacatcccctcccgtggcgggttccacggagggcgaaactagggcgtgaagccactcccgcaagtgactccactcagccgagaacgcatctcgagaaccagagataaacaatcacaaccattaaacagtaatcaaaaccaacaaccgtcacaatacgaatacgataacaatcaacaatcacaaatcatcaccaacacattatgggactaatattgagtagggaaaccctacctgggatgcaatacagtcagacgatctcaacagttgatatcaaaaagcctcctctacgaattctccgcCTAACACAATATTACATATATCACTAATTACACGAAActaccacaaatccccaattcccaaaattagggtttaacgaaacttaattaaatataacaaattcggacgcgtagatcttaccctcgacgcaaggatcacaaagatgtaaagaatgaTGCAATCCGACCTCTCgaactccgggatttgtcaataacacggatgaatgcgaagaacgtaacttgaatctctttttCAATGTGATGAGGTTTGTAAAATTGTATTATGAAGTtgacggaaaggtttaaatactaatccgtattattaacaaaacccgacaaaacatcacccgtaaaccgagctactcgatcgagtaactaacgtactcgattgagtgccctctactcgatcgagtaccaaggctactcgatcgagtaccctacaggtcagaaactattttaaacgaacaacacccttactcgacatagtaaggtccactcgatagagtacccagaggttcataaaactgtagtattacaagtTTACCTTTattaaatgagtcatttgatttATTTAGTTTAAAGTGTGATTAATTTATAATGAGCTTATAATTTTAATTCTATAATATGTTTATTGGTAAGTCATTTGTTCATTATTGATCTATCTTAATTACTTGGTTGCTTTATCGTGATGTAATATGGCCGAGGAGGCGTCGAGTTACTCCCCCATCGATCGCGGTTTGTCATTCTTATGACTGACAGGTggttgatggttgtttattattaTTTGCTGGGGTTGCATCGAGTGAGCTAGCGAGCGCCTTTGTTTAGCGCACTCTATTAGTCTTTATTTGACTCTTGATTTTATTCTTTATTTCATTTCGGATATAGGGGTATTTATTCCCCGTAGACCATGTATTTCCTTTTGAAAACTTTTTTTTTAGTAGCTATCACGGTGTcagggtgtttccgccaccttgaacaTAATTTATATTCTTGTTTTACCGTGGTTGTTACAACCAAACCTTTAAAAACTCATGAGCATCATCACGTCTTATCAACCAAGCTTGGACTGAAGTTACATCACTACAATCCAGAAGGGAGGGTTGTGAGTATATCTATTGTAACTAACTAGCTAATTAGAAAAGTTAGGTACAATTCTGTTAGTTGAGTAAGGTTGTTAGGGTTGTTACTTTAACCGACTTATATTACTTAGCTTATATATACACATAAATCATTGTAGGATTTACAATAATCAGATTAATACAAtacattctttttctttttcatccaTTCATCTTTCTACAATAATTCCTTCCATTCAATCATTCATCATTCATAATAAAGATGAATTCTTGAATTATCTAATAAAGTTTATCTACTTCAATCTCTATTATCTGGAACTTAGGAATAGTTTAGAGAGAAGTGTTGTAGTGAGCTAGATAATAAGCAAGCTAAATAAACTAGTTTGTATTACTGATTAACTAAGAGAGATGTATACTGATCGATGATCCTTGTATACAAGTCGTTATCCGGCTATCAACCTTCTAAGTTCTAACAAACGAGTAACATTCTTCCAACTAACTTTATAGCAATTGCGTTGAAAGAAAAGTGTACTGCATAAATAAATAATGTTTAAGAGGGATGTATCCGTTTAAGCTTAAGATAGATCAATCACTAAGAATAAGATAATTAGTTGCTCAAGCCTGAATGATATACTTAACCGTTTTAAATACCTTTGTCTTAAAGGGAGATTAACCGTAACATTTGAATAGCATGCACAAATTGCCAATAGTAATAAAACttacaagtacaattgttttaaactGTTCAAACACATATCCCAATTGTATAAAACAAAAATGTACATATTATGTCATAATCTTTGTGTATTACATGATTCATGATCAAATACATACGCCCCTTTCTAAAAATCAACTAGTGAAAACATGAGTATTACACAATTTAATTTATGCTTAATTAATTACTCGTACTTAATAAGTGACCCTAACACCTTGATACCTAAGAATTTCCCCAATAAGCTCACCTTTACCAGATCCAACATACCTCCCACAAATCTCACCATCCCTAATAAACAAAAACGTAGGCACTTCAATTACATTCATACCCTTCAAAAATTCCATGCAACTTTCATTTTCATCACCATTCATCCTTGCAAAAACAACCGTTTCCATTTGTCTAGACAACTTAATCACCGTAGGGTATACCTTAACACAAGGTCCACAGTGCTTAAGCCCTACATCAAGCACTATTAACTTCCCATCACCGCGATGTTCATCGATCAGACGCTCCACATCTTCCTTAGAATGAAGTTGCGCCACACTCGAGTGATTATCTCCATAGTATAACACATCTCCCATGAGTACATCAGGTCCTATGGCTTCCTCCTCATGGATTTTCTCCATTGACTTGTAAAACGAGAAATGAGGGACTTTTTCGACTTTTTCCCTACGGCAAAGGTCGCGTGTCTCCTGTGACTCGTCCCCCATGATTAATAGAAACTCTACGTCGTTGCATGTCCGGCTTAGTTCTACCATGAAAGGGTATATTTTGCTACTGTGTTGGCTGTGACTTGCGGCATACTCAACCACAACAAGCTTGTTTTTAGCAGCCTTAAGAGCGTCATCGAATTCTTGGGCGCTATGTACTTGTTTGACACGGTCACCGGGTTTTGTAGTGAAAGTGGCCGCTTCACTTGCTTTCGGTGTGGCGGCACTTGCTTTTGGGGAGGAATAGGATGACTTGGTTGTTAAGGTAGGGAAGCTATGAGGGTGTTTAGGGGAAATGGTGAAGGAAAAGGAAGAGAAGGGTAAAGTTGGAAAGTTTGagagggttgtgttttgtggtgttTTGAGGAGGTTTAGATGAGTGTTGGTGAAAGAAGCCATTGACGATTAAGGAAGTTATTGTATGGATATGGATTGTGGGAATGGAATGAATGAAGGGTTGGTTGTTTATTGTAAAGGGGAAATTTATGAAGAAGATTTCACAAGATATTGGATGGTGAGGAGGATAAATGATGACCACTTGTTTTGGGGTGTGGATGAGATTGTATGGTTGAGGGAGATAATTTTTGGGTTGGGttgatttttattttatttttatggtGTGGGTGGGTCTTGTTACAAGAATTCTATTGTACGACGattctttttatattttttatttggtaaataGTGTGATCATTTTAAGGTAAATAGTTACTCTcttcgtcccggtcaattgttgtcttttgattttggcacaaagaccaaagaaagaggaatatgtcaattactaaatgacatgtggaacaAATTAagcgtgaatgatcaaattgcttatcaagttcattcttaaaatagaaatgacaacaaatgattgagacacccTCTAATAtggaaaaggataacaaatgatcgGAACAAAGGGAGTACCATATTAAAAAGCTGGTCATTTGTTAATGATAAAAGATGGTCACTATTTACCAAAAAGTGATCACATTTATCTCTGTCGCATATACGACGATCGCACAATAGAATTTGCGGTCTAGTTATGGGTAAAGTCGGCCAAAAGCTAAGCCAATTCGAGAAACTCGACTTGGATCAGCCGGATTTGATCAGACGAAATTAGTAAAACTGGTATAAATTGGAATAGATCAGACATGATCCGTTTTTAGGTTAAACCATACACCTATAATATGAGCTAGATTATAGCCCTGCTTAGTAAATAACGAGTTAATATTGGCAAAAGCAGGTTGTGAAAGTAGATTATATATATAGCAGATTGTATTTGCGTGTTTGATTAATATAATTAACATATTTTGTTAATTATTTTTGGAAATCAGCTGTTTCAGATTAATAtattgtttattttttattttttatttttgcaaAATGACTAATATGGATATTAGTCAATTATTGATAAGTGGTAGCTATGATAAGCTATGTTTTCGatgataaaaatgtcaatttACATATTCTTTAAGCTACTAACTGAATATACTGGAAGGAGTAGCatatcccctatttactaaaaaaAATAGGTGGATCTAGAGATTTTTCCGCTTAAATCATCACCCTACAAGTTGGGCCTAACTTTTTTTTGGATATTCTATATAAATGTTAGGCTTTACATATACTACACAACGCTCATGTGTCAATCTTTGTAGAGAAATTTATTCTACCAACTATTTTGTACTACCACACATTTTACATGTGACGTTATTGTATCATATACTATCAGATTACTAAATAATTTACTAATACTCATTAACATCATTTTTTTTACCATAAATGTATCTAATATTTAAGGAAGGTAGACTACAGCGTTAAATTTAACAAGTTAATGTAAATTTTAcctcttaataataattatcaTTAATTTTAATTTACCTCTTATAATACAACACGAAAAtataaattaatgtaatttttatctcttaatactaatcatTAATAATTGTTGAATATAATATTAAATTTAATGTTTAATCGCTAAATGCTAATTTTTCTACATATTTACAATCTAAAAAAATAATGCATTTGCACGAGAACTAAAGTAGTTGTAAAATAGTAGATTAAACCCAAATCTACTGTTTCAATATGCAGTCTAACAAACATCCTGgtcaaacatgttaaaagttctCAATATGCTAAAAACATCTCAATTtactgtttaccaaacaccccctatcTTTCCAACCTAATCAGGCCAAACCCAATGTTAGGTGAACCGTAACTCAATAATGCCTACACCCCTTAGATGATCCGAtaactaattaacttattataTGGTAATAGTTTAACATTagattgacttttttttttttgcaattatTTAACCCAATAACTAAAACAAATGCACTAAAAAAATAAAGTTAGCATGACATTATTTGTCTAAAATAGCAAACATAAGATAGAATATATCTTTAATCCATTAATtagtagggctgagcaaaactGGATATATGATTCGGATTTCAaaatcggatcggatatccgaattTAAAATTATCATTTTTCCTGATCCACATCCGATCCGAATAATTCGGATATCCGAAATTTGGAATCCGAAAATTCGGAAATCCAGATTTCGAAAACCGGATTCGATCCGGATTTAAATATACAGCAAAAGTTTCGCCGAGGCTGGTATCACTGTATCAGTGGTATTGGGCTATTGGCAAACTAAAACTAAAGgcaattttggtccatttcgtaTTTTGCAACCCAGTAATAAAGGTAACGTCTTTGATTGCATAAATTACACGTCTTGATCGCATAAATTACAAGTCTCGATCGCGTAAATTACAAATTTTAATGGCATAAATTACAAGTCTTTTGTGCAAATTTCAAAACTAGTCTAAAAACCGCATAAACTAAACATAAAGTTTCAAAACTAGTCGATTATCGATGAGCGATTGTCGATTTGAGATGAGCGATTGTCGATGAAATTTGAAAGACAGTAAGAGAGGATAGAGAAGTGACCAGGAGGCAAGGAGGCGATATCTTAGATTCTTAGGGTTTGAATAAATTGTGATTGTTTGAAATATTTGTTAGTCTGGTTTTACATTTTCATTTTTACGTTTTCCTTTTTTTCTAAAAATTTTTAAATTCGGATCGGATTCAGATGTCAAGTTTTAAGAAATTTACAATCCACATCCGATCCAGTTTATTCGGAAAAAACCAGATCGGATATCCATTTTAAATGATATCCATATATTTAGATTTTGTTTTCAAATTTTGGATCCGATTCAAAAAAAATCGGATCGGATATTTTTTGCTCAACCCTCTATTAATTAATTTCTCTTCGATTATAATTTCTATCGCAAAGAATGCAAAAGTTAAACAAATAAttaggacagagggagtatatatgTTGATAG
This sequence is a window from Silene latifolia isolate original U9 population chromosome 8, ASM4854445v1, whole genome shotgun sequence. Protein-coding genes within it:
- the LOC141597044 gene encoding thioredoxin-like protein CDSP32, chloroplastic, whose protein sequence is MASFTNTHLNLLKTPQNTTLSNFPTLPFSSFSFTISPKHPHSFPTLTTKSSYSSPKASAATPKASEAATFTTKPGDRVKQVHSAQEFDDALKAAKNKLVVVEYAASHSQHSSKIYPFMVELSRTCNDVEFLLIMGDESQETRDLCRREKVEKVPHFSFYKSMEKIHEEEAIGPDVLMGDVLYYGDNHSSVAQLHSKEDVERLIDEHRGDGKLIVLDVGLKHCGPCVKVYPTVIKLSRQMETVVFARMNGDENESCMEFLKGMNVIEVPTFLFIRDGEICGRYVGSGKGELIGEILRYQGVRVTY